The segment ACAGTCAGATGaatgcactgcctcagctgatGCCTTGCTTACCAAGCACGTGCCCAGCATTCAGGTTAGCTTCTCTTCCCAGTCACCTGAAGCACTGCACCACCATCCTACCCCTTTCATGGCCAGTTAGAATATTCAAGAAAAAAGTGAGACAAGACCAGACTTTCCTCCCTTTACCTTCTATTGTTAAGTTCCCAAATTTGGATTTTTCAGGCACCAAGTTAAAGAGCAAGTACTAGTCTGTTCAAATTAACCTTTCAACATTTCACAAGATAAAATTCAATTGCATTAGTTAGCGACGACCACTAATTCTTCTAAACTTGTTTCACGTTCCTTCTTTCCAAGCAAAAGCAATTGTACCAAAACAATTATCACCTGAATTCCCACTTTCTGTGATGTACTTACAgctacttaaaaaaagaagcactCATTAACCCAGTTCTTAATGGTGCATGCCTTGCAAAAACTGCCTAATTCTAGCATAACCGTCATTTGCTCGTAAACACTTTCAtacagatttcattttgctgaGATTCATTAAACTGGTCCATCCCCAGAGCTTGGAGATCTAAATATATTCAGAATAAACAACTCCAAAGAGCAGCCTATATGACTAAGTAGTGACTGCACTACAGAGGGCAGGAGTAAGCAGATTTGCTTGCAATTCATTCATGCTAGATGGCTCTAAGTCACACAACACAATTCAGCTGTTCCAGGAACTGCAATGGTACCATTGAGGAAACCACCTCTTTGCATATCTGCTCATAACCAACACTTGAAAGCAAGACGATGGGCAAAAAAACAGTCCACGCCTAAGCAAAAGCCcagggctgtttgttttttgtttttgttctttttttaatttctatatcCCATGTAAAACTTTCTCCTTCACAGGTGTTCTAGCACCACTTCCCAATAAAAATATCCAAGGCAAAAATAGGTCACATTTGTCTCCAACAGTCCTCGGGCCAACGCTAGCTTTTCCCTAGTGGATGTCCTCCAATACTTTATTCAGCCGACTTATACAGACAAACATACCACACGCAGCTGTCCTTTAGCTACCCCTGAGCCTTTAAATCAACCACAAACATCTGTAAAAGTACGCCGAAGCAGCGGAGCTCCAGCTGGGTGCCACGAGGCACCTAGCAGACAGCACAGAGATCTCTCCGGGACTCACCTACTTAGCCAACCGATCTGCACAGCACCCCCAAGGCGGCACACTGGATGCAATAGATGCACTGACAAAAGCAATACGAGCGCGGACAAGGAACGCGGGATACTCGCGCCTTCGTTCTCCGTCCGAGGCGCgctccagctcccagcacaagacGCCGGCTCGCTTTCTGCACAAACCTGTTGGCTTCGCACCTGGTTCCGAGGGGTAAGATGCACCGTCATTCCCCGAGCACCCTGCGACCGGACGGGCTCTCGAACGGGAGGGCTTTCGAGCGCCTCGTTCGTTATTCCCCCCCCCCGAGCCACAGAAAATGCGAGGCGGTGCCGGCAGGGCGGCGGAGGGGCAAACCGCGCCGCTCTCCGCTCGGTGACCCCGCGGGCACGGGGAGGGCAGAGCGCAGAGGGGACAGAGGGCACGGCCTCGCGGGGGGCACGCGGGCCGAGCGCACGGCCCCGCTGCAGCGGCCCTCCCCCGGCAGCCCTctcccgcagccccgccgcACCGACGACCTTCGGGGCCCCGCCGGCGGCCCCCGCCGCCGTCTCCAGGGCCCAGGCCGCCATAGGAGGAGCGAAAAGGcgcagggaggggaggaaggggaccCACCGCACCCCGCCGAGCCGGCCCCATCCCCGCAGCCCTGCCCGAGCGCAGCCCGGCAACTTACGGCGTCTCCTCGGgccgccgcgccccgcgccgccctcTGCATGGGCAGCGCCCGCCGCGACCGCCCGCGGGGACGGGGAGCGCGACGAGACGGGAGATAAAGGCTCGGAGACGGCGGCGGGGAGCTCGGCCGGGCCGCGGGGCTCGGGGAGGACGGCCGCGGTAACTCGCGCCCCGCGCCGGGCGGACTGACGGACGCTCAGCAGGGCCCCGCCGCTGCGGCGGCTCCGAGACGCGACTGACAACAACGGCCGCAGCTCGCGGAAAGCCAGAgtgggggggcgggggcggggccAACGGACACCCGCGCGAGCCCGTGAGGCGGGCGCGTCGCGCCTGCGCGGAGGGGAGGCGGTGCGATTGGCGTCACGGCGGCCCAATGGGAGGAGGGCGGGCGCGTCGGGCGGGGTGAGGCCGCCTGAGGGGAAAGCGGAGCAGGGCGGGAGGGGAGAGAGCGGGTCCGGGGTGTGCGGCTGGCGGCCGTCGAGGGGCGGGCACGTTCCCTTCCCGCCCATCTCGGGCCCCGTTTCTAAACATGAGTAGTGCAAATGGCCAAAAGAAGGGAACCTGATGCCAACCACGAGAAGGCTGAGGAGAAGGCGAAGCCCGCGTAGTCAGCGCCCCTCAGCTGCCCCGTGCCATCGAAGGGCCAGAGAGCTACTCTCTGAGTAgccagggaagggaaaggattTAAAGTGACCCATGTCAAAGTCAACTTTTTTTCGGATAGAAATTGTGTAAGGTATATAGAGGGAGAGAATACAAAACTCCATTATAATGAAGGccaattttaagaaaatgtctGGTGAACGCCGTTCTGTTTTCCTCATGCTTTGACAAAACTCAGCGATCACCCTTTCGTGAATAGCCCGTGTTACATTGCACAGCTGGGGCTATTGAGCTGACCTTGATTGCTGGATTCACAACGCAGATCTGATGTAGGAGATGACAGCGACCAGCCCGCCGTCTCTGACTACCCAACCACCACTGATTTCTCAGGTCTTAGTCTGTAAAGGTGTGCAAAATGCATCACTTGGATTTCTGAGCCTGCTACATCCAGATGGAGCCTAATGTCTCCAATTCTGTAAAAGTTAAGCTTAGATTATTTCTCTCACTTTCTAGTTTAAAAAAGCTATAATTTCACTTGTTTTTATGCTTCACTTGCATCTTGGAGAAAGCACAGTCTTAGAAAGACTGTGTACATATTAAAGCTATAATGATTCTTCAGTTCAGTGCTACTAACTCTccctttgcaaaatattttggctAAAAgcctgcttttattctttattatttcttagaAATCACACTATCCATTGAGCTGCCACATGAAGTATCACGCTTAGATTTACTCAGGTTCTAAACCACTCAGTTCATTTGTGCATTTGCTTATGATGGTGAGCGGTGAGTGGAAAAGGATAcactcacagaaaagaaaaagtgaatatTCTTGCCCTTGAAACTGCTAATGTGAGTTACTGTACTTTGAGTCACTGCTGTATAATACAATAGTTCTTTTACTCAAAGGGATGACTCTTTGTAGTTATGCATATGTGAGTCTAAAAAGAATGAGAAGGTCAAGGGTGTATGCAACACTTAAGGGGAGATGACAGGGACTGGAAGGAGTCTAGCACTTGCAGTAGGCTGGAATTCAGCACTGGCTAGTTTGCTGTTTTTCCAGCCAGTTTTATTTCTGCCTATGCTACATTGCATGCTGCTGGGATGAGACCAATATCATTCCTCCACCAGGCTAACACAAATTTCCCGTCACACACATGGTCATTTGCACTGGGCTTTGACTTCAGTGGCATAGCTTTGTTCTGGTTTTATGAGGTTTTTGGCAGTGAAAATTTAATGTGATAGCTACGTGCCTGTGAAATCAGACAAGCTGGAGCTACGGGAGGTCAGCACCATAGCTCTGATCTTGGTTGGCCTCAACTGGTTTACCTCACAATAAAAGTACAGTGCCTTGTCTCCACACTGGTCTTACGAGATAGCTAATATGTGTTAGTTATGCCACAGTAAAAACACACCTCATCCATCAGTCACAGCCTGTGTGTAGTTGTCTAGGCAAGGTGACAGCAACGGCCTCGAGTATCTGAGAGGTTGCTCATGGTGTGTATGCATCCAAATCTGACCAGACAGCATTCCTCTTTGCTAAATTCAGCCTTCTACTGTAGACAGAAAATGGTAGacagtatttgtttttacaggAGTTTTACTGGCTCACATTAGAAGGAACCTTATTTTATGTAGGGTACTGAAGGTGTAAGTCACCTGTGAAAGGCATGGAGTATGTAAATGCACATGAAATTGTTAGTCTGCTCTACTGTATGTGAGAAGGGATGTGTTTTTCAAAAGATGAATCATGTCAGTTCCCCTGTTTCAAAAATGAGGCTAATACCTaatgtaaattattttgcaCCTCTTCAGTGAGGTATTTGAAATGCAGAGTGGTGAAAAATTTGAGGATGTTTCAGTGCGAATGAGACTTTGGACCAGTCTTTGTCAGTCTGCCCATTCTCCCTACTGACTCTTAACAAACGGGTCAAATCTGAGTTAAAGAGGTAGATCTCTCCAGAATTACCTGTTTTCTTAAGTGCCATAAAACTAGGGCTAGGTACTAGAGAGTAACCCTACCTGTACTCcctgtaaagcaaaagctgcagtgtGAGCTCACCCTTTATTAGTCATAGGAGAACCCGTGTGGATGAGAGTGGCTTTTTCCCCTCAGGGTGGAAAAAGCTTCAGTCAAAATTCACACTTCATTAGACGCTGGGTAATCTGAGCGTGAGGCTCAAATCCATAGGCCTCATTAATTCCTTTtcattattaaattattaaCAGTTTCCctgacaaagcagaacaaagcagctGCCTTTGGACAGATATAGAAGAGTACAATTTATACTGAAAGTTATGGAGGACATTCAGCTATTACATTTCTTAATAGTCGCAGTGCTTACATCTGAAAGTTTAGTACATTTCTATCATCAGAGTAGTGAACTCAGGTTTCTGGGGTGAAGTAGGAACTGCTATAGACATCCAAAGGAATCACATACAGTCTATTTTCTGAGATCAGAGCTCAGCTAGAGTTGCAATCTGCAGGGACCTCAAGGACAAGAAGATGTGCTGCCACAGCGTCAGTAGTTAAagactggaaaaggaaaatgtgggCCAGTTCCCGAATGGGGCAAATGATCTAGTAACAATGGAAACAGGTAACGCTGTGATACTCAAAGCCAGCTTTACCTCAGACTTACTGGCAGAGTCTCCTATGTCTGTGTGCTTTGGATTCAAGGAGAACAGCCAGGAATCAATGAGGATCAAATCAGTGATTACATCGGAGAACTCGGTGCATAAACATCCATAGAATTGATTGAGTTGTGCCTAGGGGTGCTGAGAGAGCTGCCTAATGTCCCTGCTAGACTGTGCTtatctttgaaaggtcatgggCACTAAGGGAGGTCCCCAGTGGCTGTAGAAAGGCAGATGTATCCATCTTGGTACTGAAGCTGGTACAGCTTCACTGCAGTCCATGTAGTCTTCCTGGGACACATGTGGGCACAGCAAGGAATAGCCAGCATTCCTTTGCCAAGGCTGAATCATGCCTCGCCAGCCGGATCACCTTTTATAATAAAATGAGTGGATGCGTGGACAAGGAGAGAGCAGTAGATACCATTTGCCTTAATTTTAGGAAGGCTTTTGGCACCATCTCCCACAGTCTTGTCTCCAGATTGGAATACTGTGGTCTGGGCAGATGGATAACCATGTGTCAAAAAACCGGTCACATAATAGGCATCAGATGACAGTGGTTAAGGGACTGTGTTCTATCTGGAGGCCAATAGCAAGTGGAGTACCATAATGTTCTATCCTGAGACCTGCCCTGTTTAATGTCCTTGTCCTAGAGATGACAAAGTGCCCTCTCATAGAGTTTGCAGATAGCAGCAACTTGTTGGGATCAGTCAGTGCAGTCAAGGGTAAAAGCTGCCATTCAGAAGGTCTTAAAGTGGAGAAACAGGATGGCAGGAACTTTGTGAAATTAAGGCAGGACGGAAGGTACCTGGGACAGACTAAcaccctgcaggctgctgaggTGGGGAGCAGATCTGCAGAAGGGGATAGGGGTCCCAAGCGTGGTTGGGGAAACCCAAGCGAGTAAGCTCCAGGCAGTGGTGGTGGCCAGCAACActcagagctgtgccagcagaatGGCCAGAAGATCAAAGGAAGTGATTACCATCCTCTGCTCGTCACTTAGACCACTTCTGGAGTACAGATCTTTACAAAAAGTCTCTCCTCCATCCAGGAAGGGGAGTGGAATTCAGACACCCAAACAGTAATTCCCACCGGAGCTGAGGACTATTAGAGTTGCTGCCCACGTTGAAGGAAGCACGTATTGTGTCCCCTCATGTGTTGCTTGCTTTTTAACAAGGCAGCCAAACCAGCTTGTAACACATACAGTAGAGGCAACAACGCAGGAGACGGGGCAGGAGGCCCTTGTACTGAGAGGAaatttgggatgcagcactgtTTGACTTACTCCAGGCAAGGGCAACAAAAATACCAGACTCTGAGTTCTGGTTGGCACAGAAGTCGTGTAGAAACTTTGCTGTTCCTTTGATACCTTTGTCCCACATCTAGCTCTTGTGAGTTGACGATGCAGCTCACAAGCTCCCACTTCACTCAGAAAGGAACAGGATGTTCAAAGAAAATCAAGCATAGTAATCGTGAATGAAGTCATGTGTGAGGTGGCCTCACAATGCCTCAGTTGGAAATGATAAAAAGGTATGAGTCTGCAAGGGAAGGTAGAAACAAGGTCTGTGGACATGCCATTAGCGTTTTAGGTGATAAACTAATTAAACATAGTAAAGTTAGGAGTGGCTTTAAGGTTGGTGATTTgcattccttttcatttatgCTTTTGGGCTTGGCCCAAGTTGTTTAGGAATTCCCAGTAACTCTTCCAGGAGAGCTGGAGTAAGAAAATGTGAGTCAGTCCCAGAAGAAGAGTGTCCTTAGTGCTAATGTGTAACTTCATAGTAGTCGTGAGTTTGACtcaagagaaagggaagggttACGAGGCATTTGTGCGGAACAAGATGCTCAGTTTCTTCGTGCAGGTGTCGTGCTGGCTGGTGAAGACTTCATATGAACCAGATACTGAAAATCCCCCATCCACCTTGCCAGGGCAGAAGAATAAAGAATGCAGCATTGGCCTTGGAGGACCTAAGGAAGGCAGGGCCTAGAAAAATTGTCTTTAGACTTCTGAAGAACAAATCTATGGTGAAAGACTCTCTGAAAACAAATGGCTGAAAGgatccttttaatttttttattaagtaTGGGTTTTGAACGGTAGGAACCGCACGAAAGCAGTCTTATGAATGCTGCCATAAGGTATAGGTACAGAACTGATTTGTGTTCAAATCAGAATTCTGATCAGGTGACACATTACTCGACTCCAACATTTGCTACTGAAGTGGTAAGTGCTAATGGCCAGAGTGTGACCTGTATTCCACAGTGCCACTTCAATAGATGTCAGAAGACCAGAAAAGCAAGCGTTTAAATGCCTTTTTAGAGTTATCcttattgcttatttttaagTCTGATCTAACACACATTACCTACTAAAGGGTCCTTAGGAATACACATTCCTGGTTAAACAGCAATAGTGCCTTCCGTGCGCTTAGAAGAGTAACCAGTCACATACAGTGTCctgtgaaaaataacacaatTTAACGTGGGGACCTATAGCTAAAGACCTGTAAAAATGCTTCTCAACAGAGTAATGtcacagatttaaaaataagccaTTTCTTGGAAGGAAAGGTTGAGAATTGCACCTTTGAGAGCAATTGTAGTCATGGAACAGCAGTAATCATGTTTTACACGGCAAGATGTGTTTCCATGGAATAACTGATGTTCACCTGAAAGGCCAGTGGTGCCATTTTCACAAGTGCAAcgtctttgtttttaaatgaaacatttcgAGAATTCACGTCAACGAACATTTGGGGCTTGttggctgtttcttttttttgctgggAGGGTTAAGTGTTCTGATGAATGCCGTATTCACCTTTGCATCTGTTTGTAGTGCAAAATGACCTCTGCCAGCGCAGTAAAAGCAAATGGTTAAAGCAGCGTGATTAAATTCATCCCATGGACCAAAGAGggaaaggcagcacagctctccgGTGTTAACAGACTTTTTGCACGTTCCAAAGAATTAACAGCTCCAGCCCTGGCCTATGCTTCCCTCCAAGCACCGTGGAAATTGTATCCACCTACAACTCAGCTTCAGTCTGGCCCATGTGTTAAACCTCAGGAGACAGTCCTTCTACTTTGTtgggtggttttctttttgctcagtCTTCCTTTCCGTACTCAGTCTTGTTTAGGTAGGCTGAGAAGGACGGGATGCATTGAATTTATCAGATTTCTGATGTACAGAGTTGCTGGCGAGCAAATAGAATTTCTCAGTTtaggctggaaagaaaaaaaatgcgGTATTTTTATAATGACTTTTGCTGAGTAGGTGTGCAAGAAATTGAGGTCTCTGTGAGAgattaagaaaggaaagaaagcattttcacaGCAAACGTATcttagagaaaggaaagaagaaatagaagcgTGACTTCAGAAACCTTGAGTTTAAAAGATCTGTCGTGTAATATAGCGGTTGGAAACTCAGTCAGTGCAAAATATCTGTGTTGATACAGTGCACAATTATTTGAACAACCAAGAGGTCTGCTGTGTTTTAGACGATCTCCGTGCTGTTCCTGGCAGCTCGGATGTGCTCTTTCATATTcttactgtttaaaaaagagaagcaataatggagacagatttctttttcaaaatctcCAGGTTTAACtcaaaatgaaaggcaaaacCTCCAAACATAATTGAATGCAGAACTTGAAATTCCATTTCCACGTTTAGACAATGACATTCTCTTGCTCAACAACATTTGTTGTCCATTTACAACTagagcattaaaaaagaaataggatgTTGTGGTTCCTAATTAGAACATTTGTTTGAAAGAGTTGTCTTCAAGATAAACGCACGGATTTCTCTGTGTTCTTGCAGAAACAACTTTATAGCTGGAATGGATTTGTTGCTGACATCTCTGAAACAATGTTGACATTTTCTTCAAGTTGTATGGAGCCTTTTCCTGCAAACAGTCCTGCAGAGAAGCAAAAGAAACCAGATGATTTGGGGACTGAAACTGAGCGAGTTGGATCAAGGAGCCGCTGTTCTGGTGATTCTCTGTTCCAGAGAACAACTACAATTAGCCTTTCTTTAGACTCAAGCCAGGAGAATGTCTGAGATTTCAACTCCCTTCACTCCATCAGTCGGAAGATTGGAAActcgaggggaaaaaaaagagccctTCAATTTTAGGtttgaattttgtttctctctgtttgATAGCTGcctgaaaagcagtatttgtgCCATAGCACTACAACCGCATTCATCCTAGagatattttagaaaatgatcGAGACTATTTATTTAATAGTGCTATAATGTATAAGTGAGCCTGTATTACTCATGGTGAATATATGCTTTGCTTTATCCTCACGTCAGCATAACCCTATTATTATAAATCAGAGGATTTGACAGACTACTTCAGTCACATCTTGCTCACAGCTCCCATTGTTGGCTGTAACATCCACAGCGTGCCGTCTGGAAAGTGAACGAACCCCAACAGATTATTTTACTTCACTTAACAACTGGGTGCATCCTGCTGTAACATCAAAGATGttttaccttttttgtttttactaatgAACTTACTATCTTATGCAATATCTCTGAAATTATAGTAAATTgttagaaaagcatttaaaacacTCACAATTCACTAATATGTAAGCTCTTCAAAAGGAACTCTGCAATCTTATCTGCAAGAACTAAATACTCTACTCAAGAAGTACATTCCTTATCTGCTGCTTGAACTAAGCAAGGGTGGGGACATTTCTCAACCAATCACCCATTTAGAACATTTCCAGTTGGAATCACACCTGATGGTTTTATACTGCTGAGTATAATCGTGGTGAAGTATATTTCATAAcgaaacaaaaataaagcaaacctAAATGTAAGCCGTTTTGACTGGTAATGCATTCTCTCctatcttttctttcacatatcCGTAAGCTGTAATTGGAGCTCAGCTTGGAAGAAGTTTCTTGAAGATACCATTTTCTCAGCATTTGCTTTAAATTACTCATTGAATagtttagggtttttttttttttactgcttgttttaaaattaccgacctgtttgttttattgcatCCCAAGGAAACACAAGCATGTACATGTAATAAAACTGTTATGATACTTGTTTTTGCACTTTGCATGCTAGATGACTAGGCAAGCAATTATGTTAATCTAGCTGCTCAATGCATTTATGACTTGTGCTGGAGTTAAAGCCACACCTGTCTGCCCTATCTCATAACAAGAAATGGGAGTCTAGGAACAGCAGCTCTTCTTAAATATGGGCAAAACTTTACAAGACAGTTCATACCTGGCAGACTCTTTCCACTCCAAACATCCCACTCCCCGAATATTTGATCTTTAGGATATCTGATCTACAAGTCACTGGGAAGGACTCACTGCTGAGTCATGGAGAGAGTTTTGAATACTGCTATGACTGCTTTGCAGTCTTTGAGGGATCCAGGATCTTATTCTAAGAGTAGAATTTCAGGGAAATGCAACTAGTAAGAAGTTCACACCTCGTGTAATTTCATGGGAAAATCCACTGTTCTGCCCTTTCTCAAAGGTCTTCATTTCTTgtgggaagagagaagggaTCAGAAAAGGTTTGGGAACCATGCTGCCAAGGAGAGCAAATGGTTATGCTTGtcttttctttatattctgTATGAAGTCAGGAAGAGAGAGCTGGcgttgttcagcccagagaacagaaggctccaaggagacttTACAGCAGTGCTCCAATACCTAAAGAGGCcctacaagaaagctggggAGTGACTCTCTATCAGGAATtgtagtgatagggcaaggggtaatggctttaaactgaaagagagtagatttagattagatataaggaagaaatccTAGActgtgagacactgaaacaggttgcccaagagaagccgtggatgccccatctctggaagtgttcaaggccccgggttggatggggccctgggcagcctgatctagtgggagatggccctgccctgagcagggagttggaactgggtagcttttaaggtcccttccaagtcaatccattctgtgattctactggTTCTAAGCAAACCCACTTTAGGATGGGGCTTGGAGGTGCTGcactacagaaaaagaacaacttttAAGAGAGCTGGCAGGTGGGTTACCTTGCCTCAGAGGAGGCAGGACAAGCATGGGGTCTGTAGGCATCTTCCATTACAAGCACCTTGGAGGTGCTTGCCTCAATACCTAGTTTCCTCTGGATTGAATTCCGCATAAATCTGCCTGCTCAGCGCCTAGCACTGGCAGACACAGGTGCctctgtgctcagagccctgctcAGACCCCTGCAATAATTACTCAGAAGCTTTGGGGTGCGAGCCAATGGGAAACAGCAGGCACGGGGATTTAGGTGGAATTTAGGCCAACAGAATCTGGGACTAAGATCAATACTTAGATTAACTGAAAGTATTATTCACCCTTCTCCCCCATTTTGGATCAACCAGCATTCgggcttttctttctcctagaGTTCTAAACGTTCATGCAACTGGGAACAAATGTATCCCAACCTCCTTCAGACTTTTCACAATTATTCCTACCAGCTGCTCTCAGAATTGCATACCGTCTAGCAGCCATGTTCAGAGCACAGCGGAGTGGCTGTCAGCTGGCCAAGACTGCACATGCTTTGGAGCTCATCACTGGTTTCCCAGGGAACCTCTCCTGGGTCCTCTTGCAACGTTCCAAGACACCCAGGAGACATTTCATTACTGCCACTGTTCATGGCTTAGTACATCCTGAAGTAATCAGCACATCAAAggtgcatttgcattttttattcttaagtTTCTAAAGCAGTAAAGTGAATTGCTGGCCATACAAAGCTGATTGTACTTATAGCAGTAAAACTCAAGAGCCTTGCTCTGAAGCCTTGAAACTGTCCCTTATTCATCTCATCTATGCTGCCACTGTGGGCTCATGCCTGGTATTGCTGATTTCCATCTTATTACGGTGACTGGCAGGCCGCTGTTCACCCAAGAACTACCTATGCTCCAATTTATCTATCCACTACCACTCAGGACTTGTTATTCTCCAAGGATCCAGGTCTCTCTCACAGCCCATGCTCCTAACATCATCCCGCAGCCGTAACAGCTTGCCTCCTACCTTCCACCAGCAAGCTGAACTTTCTCCAGGGAGTCATTACTGTATACACAGTATCTTTACT is part of the Gallus gallus isolate bGalGal1 chromosome 2, bGalGal1.mat.broiler.GRCg7b, whole genome shotgun sequence genome and harbors:
- the LOC124417724 gene encoding uncharacterized protein LOC124417724, with protein sequence MRTTQPLYFIKFLTLLTESTYVYQNSARYAEAAELQLGATRHLADSTEISPGLTYLANRSAQHPQGGTLDAIDALTKAIRARTRNAGYSRLRSPSEARSSSQHKTPARFLHKPVGFAPGSEGNNFIAGMDLLLTSLKQC